The SAR324 cluster bacterium genome segment CTGCCGAGAAGAAGGGCTAGTCCAATGCGATGAGTTAAATGACGACCAGACCGAAGATTTGGTAGCGTGCCTTGATGCAAGGCCGGATATAGGTGAGCGACTTCAAGAAGAATGGGGCCAGTGGCTCGCCTGGAAACGGCGCTATGCCTATCCAAGGCATTGGCCCACGCCACCACGCCGAATTTCCTCCTGGTGGATGGTGGGTGTTCTTCTTCTTCTGCTGGTCTGGGCTCTCAGTGATATCTGGCAGGTTGCTGGGGTTTGGCGTGAAGATGTTCCCGCCCGACAAGCTGTGGTCAATGAATACGTTGACAGACTACAGGGCGTCGAGTGTCTACCAGAGGCTATGAGGGAGAAACTGAGAACCGTTGAAATTCACTACACCCTCGAACCGGCGGTACATGGGAATTTAGTCCAGTATGGAGAAGCAGGAGTGTACTGGGGGGAAGAACAAATTCGGGTGCATCGTTCCAACTTCTGGCTTGGTACGATTCCCAAACGCGCCATTTTACTAGAAACGCTTGTTCACGAAGCACGACATCGGGTCAGCCCCGCTCTAGGGCACAACGCCCTCTTCCATCAATTGGTGCAACAGGACCTCCAGTGTGTCCTCAAGCACTGGTAACAGGAGATGCATGGAAAACCTTTTCAGTGATGCCAATCGAACCTTTGGCCAAATTGTCCGAATCTTTCGCCGGAGTCCATCCCTCCGATATGGAGCTCCTACCGCTTTCCTGGTGATCTGGTATTTGGCAACAGGGGATCTGCTCAGTTCTTTGGCAATGATTGTGGCTTTGGCGCTTGGGTGGCTTAGTGCCCAAGAACCCCCAAGATATTGAGTTAGGGAATGTGGCGAATTGGAACCGGCTTTGACGTTCATGCCCTGATAGAAGGACGCCCGCTCATCCTTGGAGGGCTCGAAATTCCGCATGAGAAAGGACTACAGGGGCACTCTGACGCAGATGTTTTGCTCCATGCCGTAATGGATGCACTGCTTGGAGCTCTAGCCTTAGGAGATATTGGTCAGCATTTTCCGGATTCTGATGAGCGCTACCGAGGGGCAGATAGCCGCCAATTGTTGCATCACGTGCATGAAAAGGTCCGAGAACTGGGCTTCGCTGTAGGCAATCTGGACTGTACAGTGCAGGCCCAACGTCCCAAGCTGAGTCCTTATATTGAGGAGATGCGTAAAAATTTGTCGGAAGATCTGCAGGTCTCTGTCGGTCAAATCTCAGTCAAGGCGACCACCACTGAGCACTTGGGGTTTGTGGGGCGTGAAGAAGGTATTGCGGCAGAGGCCGTCGTGCTGCTGCAATCAGTTTCCTGGAAGGAAAGTTATGGAAGTTGACTTTGAATTTGAGGTTGGTCCAAGTAAGGAAGGCGTTCAACTCTCGATCAAGTCGAGAATGGGGAGAGTCCTGAAGGTCACCTCAATCGAAATGACAGAGCAGGAGGCTCTGCGCCTGGCCGAAGTCCTGACGAGAAGTGTTCAGGAACGTCAGGCGAAAGCCTTGGAAAATCCACCGGACGCTGAAGAACCCATCAACTAAAGGTTAGCGTTTTCTGCGACCAAATCCACCGGATCTCCGCTTGGGCATTGTTCTTCGGGGTGCAGAAACTCTGGGCTTCTGGACCGCAGAGTTTTTGGCGCCACCAAACCCACCAGATCGATTTGTTGATGCCGCACTATTCTTTGAACGGAACTGTGCTGTTTTGACCTGATTCAGTGACTTAGGTGGAACTTTCTTGAAATTTGATTGACCAACCGACTGTCCCTTGCTGTTCTTCACAGTACTTTGTGAGGGATTAGAAGAAGCCATCGAAGAAGTGACACCCGAGCGCTGACTTTGAACCGTCGATACGTTTCTTGGAGGACCGCCATAGTATCCCCCGTATCCCATGGGGGGGGAGAATAACGCACTCATCATCATTGAGGTCAACAGAATCGTCCCCAGTCCTGAAGAAGCATAGTGATAGTAAGGCGCTGGACTGGAATTGTACATCTGTGGGTTGGGTGCCGACTGCATGGAGAGCTCATCCTGAGCATTCTTCGTTGCTGAGGCGGTCATGATCTCAATGGACTTGTTCTCCGCAATATCTCGCCAGGCCTCCTGATCACTCCCAGGGGGTAGCTCGCTAACTTCGGCAGGGTCAGGCACTTTGATTGAAAACTGGATAAATTCCTGATCGGATGAAGCGTTTGCGGGCATCACAAGGATCGGGTCGGCCAGGCCATCGGCATTCAAGTCAATCGTGCTAATGTCACGAATCTTGTTGGAAATCTTGCTGACTAATGAAGGGATAAAGTCTGCTTCGCTGACCCCAGCTTCGCTGGCTTCCTTCATCGCTTCCGCCACAACCACTGGTACCAACTGTGGATCAAGGTTATCGGTCAAATCCACTCCAAGTCGATTCACTGCTTCTTCGTTTAGTGTATCACTCACGCCAATCGGCACATTGCTGTTGCTGTAGTTGACGACCTCATTACGATCTGGTTCGCTCCCCCCAAAGATCAGCCAGCCTACTCCCAGTATCACTACAACACCCACTGCTCCCTTCCAGGAGAGTAGTTCCGCTTTCCAATCAATGTCTCCACCACTTTTTTTCTTGGAAGTAGAGGCTGGTTTTGAAGGTTGGTTGTCGAGGTTATCGAACATTCCCATGATGTCTCTCTTTTTTTGGCTGGATGGGGAATTATGTAAGAGATTGAGAAAACTCCCACAATTTATCTTCATTGTGGGTTGCTTGGCAAGTCGATCAGGTGGGAAATCCTCAGAAATTGATGATCAAACTGGCTCCCAATTGGTTGAGGTCGCTGTCGTCCACTTCTACCTTGCCCAACTCATTTTCCAGAGCTGCATCATTCAAGATGATCTCTCGACGAGTGACTTTACCGACCCCAAGCTGCAGTTCAATATTAGTCAACAGATGCAAATCAAGGGTCAGCTGCTGGCGAAATTGATTCAGGGTCAGAACATTGCCCTCCCAAGGATCTAGTCGGGCCAGTCGATAGCGGGTCGTGGAATCATCAAATTCTAAACGAAGTCCTACCCCAGCAAATGGTCTCAACCCAATCGCCAATCGCCTCGGATAGACTAACTCAAGCTCAAAGTTGGCGATCCAACTTGTAGACACACCAAAGTAAGGCAGAACAGGTGGATCATAAGAGCCTGGCAGATGTAAAAAACCAACAGACCAGGCCAGAGAACCTGAATTGCTCTCATACTGGGCTAGGGGAGTGATGTTGCTGATTTCTCCCAGGTAGACCTGTTGAAACGCTCCAAACGCCCAACGATCTGAGGCTCCAGCCTGAGGGTAGAAAAGCATGGAAACATGGGAGTGGTAGTCCTCGTTGCTCAAATCACGTCGGTCGCTGGCAATCCGATAGCCCCCTCGGATGATGAGAGCACTCTCACCCAACGGCAGCGGAAGAAATCCTCGCCAACCCTCACTATGCAGCTCGGTGGGCAGATCATCCCCACTGAGGCCCAGTTGACCACCCTCATCCAGTTCACTAGCCAGCAGGTTCGGTTGGGAGTAGCTCAGTTGAAGATCTTCTCGGAAAAGAGACAGGAGGTGTAGATTGAGCACCCTGTACTGGCTCTGTAGTCCAAACTGAGCCAATTCGAGTTGTGTCCCATTGTCAGCACTGACTCCACTCTCTCCAAAATCAACCTGCTGATAGCTGAACAGGCGAAGAGCCGTCGATGGTGCG includes the following:
- the ispF gene encoding 2-C-methyl-D-erythritol 2,4-cyclodiphosphate synthase, with the protein product MWRIGTGFDVHALIEGRPLILGGLEIPHEKGLQGHSDADVLLHAVMDALLGALALGDIGQHFPDSDERYRGADSRQLLHHVHEKVRELGFAVGNLDCTVQAQRPKLSPYIEEMRKNLSEDLQVSVGQISVKATTTEHLGFVGREEGIAAEAVVLLQSVSWKESYGS